The following coding sequences lie in one Vicinamibacterales bacterium genomic window:
- a CDS encoding DUF6365 family protein: MTTPSALFVTARQKSLGETYTAARFAADLTANGWNVRFAAFPFAADFLRQGGWKVAPLSDDRTANQRALNLAAREISPSLIITSDYYLNESADVAHVWSNNWLFDLSCPVATFDHLMLHPRLRRITIECLRRFEAPKAGDPGAPKGPRPRTKICEIQPLPDRIAAIVRPCPLHDPRIDPDDRIFKFNLSGGAGSPGERTDQVRCRLGLPVHERLVLVPVGSWAIQLCTTLGIPYMRYYPRLLARYFSACLVPVRLVFVSGELEDRVETSGQVTLQYRSGLPVSVVDDLVRTSDLVIADNVTSATVTRAVIAGVPAAAFVNSVSARPAADGVAFDSPFPLSAHVEGLVRSIEREAPGSIFPSAVFPLGWLEELRPLFDGNRYARTFERLELFDEGATTCALQRLLCDESVRRELREHQAAYCAELTRLPGAAAISERILARAQEVMS; this comes from the coding sequence GTGACCACGCCTTCGGCGCTCTTCGTGACAGCTCGCCAGAAGAGCCTCGGCGAGACCTACACCGCCGCGCGCTTCGCGGCGGATCTGACGGCGAACGGCTGGAACGTCAGGTTCGCGGCGTTCCCGTTCGCAGCGGACTTCCTCCGGCAGGGAGGATGGAAGGTCGCGCCGCTCTCCGACGATCGGACGGCGAACCAGCGGGCGCTGAATCTCGCCGCCCGCGAGATCTCCCCGTCCCTGATCATCACGTCCGACTACTACCTCAACGAGTCGGCGGATGTCGCCCATGTCTGGTCGAACAACTGGCTGTTCGATCTCTCGTGCCCCGTCGCGACCTTCGACCACCTCATGCTGCACCCTCGGCTGCGGAGGATCACGATCGAGTGTCTGCGCCGGTTCGAGGCGCCCAAGGCCGGAGACCCCGGCGCACCGAAAGGACCGCGACCGAGGACGAAGATCTGTGAGATCCAGCCGCTTCCAGACCGGATCGCCGCGATCGTCCGGCCGTGCCCGCTGCACGACCCCCGGATCGACCCCGACGACCGGATCTTCAAGTTCAACCTCTCCGGCGGCGCCGGGTCGCCCGGCGAGCGCACGGATCAAGTTCGCTGTCGGCTCGGCCTCCCGGTCCACGAGCGCCTCGTGCTCGTGCCGGTGGGGAGTTGGGCGATCCAGTTGTGCACGACGCTTGGCATCCCGTACATGCGCTACTACCCGCGCCTGCTCGCCCGGTACTTCTCCGCGTGCCTGGTTCCCGTTCGACTCGTGTTCGTCAGCGGCGAACTCGAGGACCGCGTCGAGACCTCGGGCCAGGTCACCCTGCAGTACCGCTCTGGCCTGCCCGTGAGCGTGGTCGATGACCTCGTGCGCACCAGCGATCTCGTCATCGCCGACAACGTCACGTCGGCGACGGTGACGCGCGCGGTCATCGCCGGAGTTCCCGCGGCCGCCTTCGTCAACAGCGTCTCTGCCCGCCCTGCCGCCGACGGCGTGGCGTTCGACTCGCCCTTCCCCCTGTCGGCGCACGTCGAGGGCCTGGTTCGATCCATCGAGCGCGAGGCGCCCGGGTCGATCTTCCCGTCGGCGGTCTTCCCGCTCGGTTGGCTCGAGGAGCTGCGGCCGCTGTTCGACGGCAATCGGTACGCACGTACGTTCGAACGCCTCGAACTCTTCGACGAGGGCGCGACGACGTGTGCGCTCCAGCGGCTGCTCTGCGACGAATCGGTTCGGCGGGAACTCCGGGAACACCAGGCGGCGTACTGCGCCGAGTTGACGCGCCTGCCGGGCGCCGCCGCCATCTCCGAGCGCATCCTCGCTCGTGCCCAGGAGGTCATGTCGTGA
- a CDS encoding radical SAM protein: MTPARGDLTPLEFTPGTHVIAKATQALVLNVPAGTWVRMPREGLEAVRSVVAGGHPTSAGVGTPASRFSPEAIRDTVAYLREHGFVRESAAEVTAPGAAGMAEPAPRALHLHVTSRCNLSCITCYMDADQRTGPDVLDLPAIHRLLDVAARCRFTRLIVTGGEPLLRRDIEDILATARSRFGSITLVTNGTLLTGAVAGMLAARVDSLNISLDGATADLNDRIRGAGTFARTIRGLETLRANGFPMARVSINPTVTRLNHEHLEDVVDVAAAFGADVSFGFFVPTGRGLCNRDRLTTSCADMFALHQRAVAKRLAAGGADADDGQLAMTRVRTDCRLDRIIAIHADGAIHPCPNLTDARHCLGRVSALDDAELERVLTSTEAKRAYLDRTVDRVPGCAGCECRYFCAGGCMAHAESASGNIYARDPYCAFYKSVWRHHGPLQDEYRSAAGDSPCLPAAAAPRTQGVTP; this comes from the coding sequence ATGACACCGGCTCGAGGCGACCTGACACCGTTGGAGTTCACCCCGGGCACCCACGTGATCGCCAAGGCGACGCAGGCACTCGTGCTGAACGTTCCCGCGGGGACATGGGTCCGCATGCCTCGCGAGGGGCTCGAGGCCGTCCGCTCCGTCGTCGCTGGCGGCCATCCGACATCAGCCGGCGTCGGCACACCGGCTTCTCGGTTCTCTCCCGAGGCGATCCGGGATACGGTGGCCTACCTGCGCGAACACGGCTTCGTTCGAGAGAGCGCCGCTGAGGTTACGGCACCAGGCGCTGCCGGCATGGCGGAGCCAGCGCCACGCGCGTTGCACCTTCACGTCACGTCGCGCTGCAACCTCTCGTGCATCACCTGCTACATGGACGCCGACCAGCGGACGGGACCGGACGTTCTCGACCTGCCCGCGATCCACCGCCTTCTCGACGTCGCGGCGCGGTGCCGGTTCACCCGCCTCATCGTCACCGGGGGCGAGCCGCTCCTCCGGCGGGACATCGAAGACATCCTCGCGACCGCCCGCTCCAGGTTCGGATCGATCACCCTGGTCACCAACGGGACGCTGCTCACCGGCGCCGTCGCCGGCATGCTTGCGGCGCGCGTCGACTCCCTCAACATCAGCCTCGACGGCGCCACGGCCGATCTGAACGACCGGATTCGCGGAGCGGGCACGTTCGCGAGGACGATCCGCGGGCTCGAGACGCTGCGCGCGAACGGTTTCCCGATGGCGCGCGTGTCGATCAACCCGACCGTCACGCGACTGAACCACGAACACCTCGAGGACGTGGTGGATGTCGCGGCCGCCTTTGGCGCCGACGTGTCATTCGGCTTCTTCGTGCCGACCGGCCGCGGACTCTGCAATCGAGACCGCCTCACCACCTCGTGCGCCGACATGTTCGCGCTGCACCAGCGGGCGGTCGCCAAACGTCTGGCGGCGGGCGGCGCGGATGCCGACGACGGTCAGCTGGCGATGACCCGCGTCCGCACCGACTGCCGGCTCGATCGCATCATCGCAATCCACGCGGACGGCGCCATCCATCCGTGCCCGAACCTCACCGACGCTCGGCACTGTCTCGGACGCGTGAGCGCGCTCGATGACGCGGAACTCGAGCGTGTGCTGACCTCGACCGAGGCGAAGCGCGCGTACCTCGACCGCACCGTCGATCGCGTGCCGGGGTGCGCCGGCTGCGAGTGCCGCTACTTCTGTGCGGGCGGCTGCATGGCCCACGCCGAGAGCGCCTCCGGAAATATCTACGCGCGCGACCCATATTGCGCCTTCTACAAGTCCGTCTGGCGCCACCACGGACCTCTCCAGGACGAGTACCGGTCTGCAGCCGGCGATTCGCCGTGTCTCCCCGCGGCCGCTGCGCCCCGGACCCAGGGGGTGACACCGTGA
- a CDS encoding radical SAM protein translates to MRAALIPPTVTNARSQILSSAPPLEWDAATRLIQARRTTLLVNSRGGNWIRLSGAGARFTRQMWRGEPGSLDVQAADASSEQRRRLIDTLLLGGFARPAGDKACGPATLPCAAPVRAAMLNVTRRCNLRCAHCGVCAGPARDAVRGDADSTGWADERPPARSFDPPAAQLYALVERMARAGVADLVLFGGEPLLHARFAEVLQCAARNVARVGVATNGTLLDAARCQAIAARVARVCVSLDGSRPEVHDAIRGAGTFQRTIDGILRLQALGGPALGIKAVIMRQNLRDVPNLVKLAGRLRLSLELTPVVARGRAGLAGNGSGVTAAELLTTYMRVWMLAEYYEVASASFNAFCDRYMSRAGVSCGAGAGSVLVDCDGTIFPCDGLQSSPYRLGNLLTDADSLSRRSLEPAVAGVDERPGCARCAVRYFCKGGCAADVASAEAGGRRASSLCQFLRLVLPRIAAGYTPAASSWLNLRRVFGGAVDFAMAEEYLP, encoded by the coding sequence ATGCGGGCCGCACTGATCCCTCCCACCGTCACCAACGCGCGGAGCCAGATCCTGTCCTCGGCGCCGCCGCTCGAATGGGACGCGGCGACCCGGCTGATTCAGGCGCGCCGGACCACACTGCTGGTGAACTCACGGGGCGGCAACTGGATACGACTGTCTGGCGCCGGTGCCCGGTTCACTCGACAGATGTGGCGAGGCGAGCCGGGCAGCCTCGACGTCCAGGCTGCGGACGCCTCGTCGGAGCAGCGGCGCCGCCTGATTGACACGCTGCTGCTCGGCGGCTTCGCACGGCCTGCCGGGGACAAAGCCTGCGGACCCGCGACCTTGCCGTGCGCCGCGCCGGTGAGAGCGGCGATGCTCAACGTGACTCGCCGCTGCAACCTGCGCTGCGCGCATTGCGGCGTGTGCGCCGGGCCGGCTCGAGACGCGGTCCGCGGTGATGCGGACTCGACGGGCTGGGCGGACGAGCGGCCGCCGGCGCGATCGTTCGACCCGCCGGCGGCCCAGCTGTACGCGCTCGTCGAGCGGATGGCGCGCGCTGGCGTCGCCGACCTCGTGTTGTTCGGCGGCGAGCCGCTGCTGCACGCGCGTTTCGCGGAGGTTCTCCAGTGCGCGGCCCGAAACGTGGCGCGCGTCGGTGTGGCCACCAACGGCACGCTCCTCGACGCGGCCCGTTGCCAGGCCATCGCGGCTCGCGTGGCTCGCGTCTGCGTGAGCCTGGACGGGTCGCGGCCCGAGGTGCACGACGCGATTCGTGGGGCCGGGACCTTCCAGCGGACGATCGACGGCATTCTCCGGCTCCAAGCGCTCGGCGGTCCGGCTCTCGGCATCAAAGCCGTCATCATGCGGCAGAACCTCCGCGACGTGCCCAACCTCGTGAAACTCGCCGGCAGACTCCGCCTGTCGCTCGAGCTGACGCCCGTGGTCGCTCGAGGACGCGCCGGGCTCGCAGGGAATGGAAGCGGCGTCACGGCCGCGGAACTGCTGACGACGTACATGCGTGTCTGGATGCTGGCGGAGTACTACGAGGTTGCGTCCGCGTCGTTCAACGCCTTCTGCGATCGCTACATGTCTCGCGCCGGCGTGAGCTGCGGCGCCGGCGCAGGTTCGGTGCTCGTCGACTGCGATGGGACGATCTTCCCCTGCGACGGGCTGCAGTCTTCACCCTACCGCCTCGGCAACCTGTTGACGGACGCCGACTCGCTCTCCCGGCGGAGTCTCGAACCCGCGGTCGCTGGCGTCGATGAACGGCCGGGCTGCGCCCGATGTGCGGTTCGCTACTTCTGCAAGGGCGGATGCGCCGCGGACGTTGCCTCGGCCGAGGCGGGCGGCCGCCGCGCGTCGTCGCTCTGTCAGTTCCTTCGGCTGGTGCTGCCCCGCATCGCTGCGGGGTACACCCCGGCGGCGAGCAGTTGGCTCAACCTGAGGCGCGTGTTCGGCGGCGCGGTCGATTTCGCAATGGCCGAGGAGTATCTGCCATGA
- a CDS encoding radical SAM protein has translation MRLPQYFITLHVTRRCTNRCRFCTTDPLGRPPETVPLPALDAFLREHTGRGYEAVCVIGGEPTVYEPLVELLRRIRQYGYPTVIMFTNARRLADADYAKRLVDLGVSFFVISVHGPNAAVHDGLTTVPGSFDEAMQGIDNVKRLGQGVQSATVCVQQNYQDLRAIAGVLSRAGVDTVNLAGLCPAGLAASGLRNLAVPYSELLPVLDETIRYCDEIGQHAVLEGFPFCAVRPHERLCVEWWRTRKERMLFYGQVIDDYDDCLNATGKRLAPPCAGCAARTACGGVYTNYHQLFGHADLEPFSTWPGPAPRIPRASGGLQEQCDVLSNVRA, from the coding sequence ATGCGACTTCCCCAGTACTTCATCACGCTCCACGTGACGCGACGCTGCACGAACCGTTGCCGGTTCTGCACGACCGACCCGCTCGGCCGTCCGCCGGAGACCGTTCCCCTGCCGGCCCTCGACGCGTTTCTGCGCGAGCACACCGGCCGCGGGTACGAAGCGGTGTGCGTCATCGGCGGTGAGCCCACCGTCTACGAGCCACTCGTCGAGCTACTGCGTCGGATCCGGCAGTACGGCTACCCCACGGTAATCATGTTCACCAACGCGCGCCGTCTCGCCGATGCGGACTACGCGAAGCGTCTCGTTGATTTGGGTGTGTCCTTCTTCGTCATCTCGGTACATGGCCCGAACGCGGCGGTGCACGACGGACTGACGACCGTGCCGGGGAGCTTCGACGAAGCGATGCAAGGCATCGACAACGTCAAGCGCCTGGGGCAGGGCGTGCAGTCCGCCACGGTCTGTGTGCAACAGAACTACCAGGACCTGCGCGCGATCGCCGGCGTCCTCTCGCGTGCTGGCGTCGACACCGTGAACCTGGCGGGGCTGTGCCCGGCGGGCCTCGCGGCAAGCGGGCTTCGCAACCTGGCTGTGCCGTACTCCGAGCTCCTCCCCGTCCTCGACGAGACGATCCGGTACTGCGACGAGATCGGCCAGCACGCCGTGCTCGAGGGATTTCCATTCTGCGCGGTCCGCCCGCACGAGCGCCTCTGCGTCGAGTGGTGGCGGACGCGCAAGGAGCGGATGCTCTTCTACGGGCAGGTCATCGACGACTACGACGACTGTCTGAATGCTACCGGCAAGCGCCTGGCCCCGCCTTGCGCGGGCTGCGCGGCGAGGACCGCGTGCGGGGGCGTGTACACGAACTACCACCAATTGTTCGGTCACGCCGATCTCGAACCGTTTTCCACGTGGCCTGGTCCGGCGCCGCGAATCCCCCGGGCGTCCGGCGGTCTGCAGGAGCAATGCGATGTTCTGTCCAACGTGCGGGCGTGA
- a CDS encoding radical SAM protein: protein MRELSIHVTDRCNFRCQFCVWGDRLVREGGDVAAADIEVFLESNRDQGFERVNLHGGEPTLRRDLFDVLASVRAFGYPSVSLQTNGWALADRAFVERLAAAGVSLFIVSVHGPTADIHDDLCGVPGGLSRALRGIEHAAALGCAVRTNTVVTTRNFSLLAATVERVIAAGASHVNISSLMPAGRAAAAGAALMPRFDRIAPHVVAAVRVALDRGVVATLEGFPSCAAPELAHLCLARDDRHGHQITCLIHGVIWQNHDAYVASTCKTKGASCAACALTGECGGVYRPYVQLHGWDEFQPQVAGAA from the coding sequence ATGAGAGAGCTGAGCATCCACGTCACCGATCGCTGCAACTTCCGCTGCCAGTTCTGCGTGTGGGGCGATCGACTGGTGCGAGAGGGCGGGGACGTCGCCGCGGCTGATATCGAGGTCTTCCTCGAGTCGAACCGTGACCAGGGATTCGAACGAGTCAACCTGCACGGGGGTGAACCGACACTGCGCCGCGATCTGTTCGACGTCCTCGCCAGCGTGCGGGCGTTCGGCTATCCGTCGGTATCGCTTCAAACCAACGGTTGGGCGCTTGCCGACCGTGCCTTCGTCGAGCGGCTCGCCGCCGCGGGCGTCTCGCTCTTCATCGTCTCGGTCCACGGGCCCACCGCCGACATCCACGACGATCTGTGCGGCGTTCCCGGCGGCCTCTCTCGGGCGCTTCGCGGCATAGAGCATGCGGCGGCGCTGGGCTGCGCGGTGCGAACGAACACCGTCGTGACGACGCGCAATTTCAGCCTCCTGGCGGCGACCGTCGAGCGGGTGATCGCGGCGGGTGCCTCGCACGTCAACATCTCGAGCCTGATGCCGGCCGGGCGCGCGGCGGCGGCCGGGGCGGCTCTCATGCCCCGATTCGACCGCATCGCGCCGCACGTCGTCGCCGCCGTCCGCGTCGCGCTCGACCGCGGCGTGGTCGCCACGCTCGAGGGATTCCCGTCGTGCGCCGCGCCGGAACTCGCGCATCTCTGCCTGGCGCGCGACGATAGGCACGGGCACCAGATCACCTGCCTCATCCACGGCGTCATCTGGCAGAACCACGACGCGTACGTCGCGTCCACGTGCAAGACGAAGGGGGCCTCCTGCGCGGCGTGCGCGCTGACCGGCGAGTGCGGCGGCGTCTACCGACCCTACGTCCAGCTGCACGGCTGGGACGAGTTCCAGCCGCAGGTTGCCGGTGCGGCATAG